A part of Thalassophryne amazonica chromosome 3, fThaAma1.1, whole genome shotgun sequence genomic DNA contains:
- the LOC117506542 gene encoding elastase-1-like, translating to MLKLLVLTTLTAVVLAELEPQPRYIEDIFEERVVGGEVANPNSWPWQISLQYRSGSKYYHTCGGTLVRKGWVMTAAHCVDSPRTWQVVLGEHDLYSHSGREQIKKVSSVFIHPKWDPSKLSTGFDIALLLLESEATLNSYVQLGSLPPSGQILPHNNPCYITGWGRTSTGGSLSAKLKQAYLPVVGYQTCSQPDWWGSTVKTNMVCAGGGAESGCNGDSGGPLNCQVNGKYYVHGIASFVSTLGCNAPKKPTVFTRVSAYIEWMNSIMN from the exons ATGCTCAAGCTTCTCGTGCTGACGACTCTGACAGCTGTGG TGCTGGCTGAGCTGGAGCCCCAGCCCAGGTACATTGAGGATATCTTTGAAGAAAGGGTCGTGGGAGGTGAGGTGGCCAACCCCAACTCCTGGCCTTGGCAG ATCTCACTCCAGTATAGATCTGGTAGCAAATACTACCACACATGTGGAGGAACTCTGGTTAGGAAAGGCTGGGTTATGACTGCTGCTCACTGTGTCGACAG TCCCAGAACTTGGCAAGTCGTTCTTGGTGAACATGACCTCTACAGTCACAGTGGCAGAGAGCAGATCAAGAAAGTCAGCAGTGTGTTCATCCACCCCAAATGGGATCCCAGCAAACTGTCAACTGG GTTTGACATTGCTCTGCTGCTCTTGGAATCTGAAGCCACACTTAACTCCTACGTCCAGCTGGGGTCCCTGCCTCCCTCCGGACAGATTTTGCCCCACAACAACCCCTGCTACATCACCGGATGGGGCCGCACCTCCA CTGGTGGTAGCCTCTCTGCCAAACTGAAGCAGGCCTATCTTCCTGTGGTTGGCTATCAGACATGTTCCCAACCAGACTGGTGGGGAAGCACAGTCAAGACCAATATGGTGTGTGCCGGAGGCGGTGCAGAGTCTGGATGCAAT GGGGACTCTGGTGGACCCCTGAACTGCCAAGTTAATGGAAAATACTATGTCCATGGTATTGCCAGCTTTGTGTCTACTCTTGGATGCAACGCTCCCAAGAAGCCCACAGTCTTCACTCGAGTCTCTGCCTACATCGAGTGGATGAACTCG